The following proteins come from a genomic window of Paenibacillus spongiae:
- a CDS encoding isochorismatase family cysteine hydrolase, which translates to MPFKPHPNNTAIVITDPQNDFMSPGGRGYHLTKGTIERNNTIQNLELLMRTAMNKGYQLFISPHYLYPHDYGWQFTGNEQKMLLGLRMYQVANAYTPPSFGADFVHSFKPYIFDRRTVIATPHKVASPQTNDLEYQLRQHRKEKIIIAGVLSNVCVESHMRHLIETGFETAVVYDATATISEEDFQAAVTNYKAFASATWTTQEAISNL; encoded by the coding sequence TTGCCGTTTAAACCACATCCCAATAATACTGCTATTGTAATCACAGACCCACAAAATGACTTTATGAGTCCTGGGGGAAGAGGCTATCATCTGACTAAAGGAACTATTGAACGAAACAATACTATACAAAACCTTGAACTATTAATGAGAACTGCCATGAATAAGGGATACCAACTTTTCATATCGCCCCATTATTTATACCCTCATGATTATGGCTGGCAATTTACAGGAAATGAACAAAAGATGCTATTAGGTCTTAGAATGTATCAAGTGGCAAATGCGTACACACCACCGTCATTTGGAGCTGATTTTGTTCATTCTTTCAAACCTTATATTTTTGATAGAAGAACCGTCATTGCAACTCCTCACAAGGTTGCCAGCCCACAAACAAATGACTTGGAATATCAGTTACGACAACATAGAAAAGAGAAGATAATTATTGCAGGGGTGCTTTCCAACGTTTGTGTAGAGTCACATATGAGGCATCTAATCGAAACTGGTTTTGAAACAGCTGTTGTATACGATGCCACCGCAACAATTAGTGAAGAGGATTTTCAAGCTGCCGTTACCAATTATAAAGCATTTGCCAGTGCTACTTGGACGACACAGGAGGCTATTTCAAACTTATAA
- a CDS encoding SRPBCC domain-containing protein, translating into MSRKDHSTQGKTSDDADVVKGRFLEFSPNERIVQVVEFESEDPVFAGEMIMTWTLTAVPEGTTVTIVCENVPEGIRKEDHDVGLKSTLQNLAVYTE; encoded by the coding sequence ATGTCACGCAAGGACCATTCGACGCAAGGCAAGACCTCGGACGATGCTGATGTCGTCAAGGGGAGGTTCTTGGAATTCTCCCCAAATGAGCGGATTGTGCAGGTAGTCGAATTCGAGTCTGAGGATCCTGTTTTCGCGGGAGAGATGATCATGACATGGACTTTAACGGCCGTTCCGGAAGGCACCACGGTTACCATAGTTTGCGAGAACGTACCCGAAGGAATACGGAAGGAAGATCACGACGTTGGTTTGAAGTCCACTCTGCAAAATCTCGCTGTCTATACCGAATGA
- the tcuA gene encoding FAD-dependent tricarballylate dehydrogenase TcuA: MKDDQPISTDILVVGAGNAAMCAALAARESGVEVIVLERAMEKDRGGNSAFSAGAFRFAYNGIEDLKTLMPGLTQEEIENTDFGSYPEEHFINDMFRVTQSRCHPELTRKLTKESLSTIQWMQAKNVPFVPIYGRQAFKVDGKLKFWGGLTVEAAGGGAGLMKALHETANKEGVTMLYEAQATSLLSGEQGVYGVSLKRRGKTTKIYAKSVILACGGFQANSAMRTRFLGPGWELAKVRGTRYNTGDGIRMALDIGAMPYGHWSGSHSVCWDRNAPEFGNLTTGSGFQKHGYPLGIMVNANGERFIDEGADFRNYTYAKYGREILTQPGQFAWQIFDRKVAHLLGNEYRSDLVTKIKSNTLEELTAKMEGVNFETCLKTIKKFNSAVRTDIPFNPTIKDGRCTVELHVPKSNWANTIEDGPFEAYAVTCGISFTFGGLKINSKAEVQDTGHNSIPGLYAAGELVGGLFYFNYPGGAGLMAGSVFGRIAGEQAAEHAIRRKSTSK, translated from the coding sequence ATGAAGGACGATCAACCAATCTCAACAGATATTTTAGTAGTAGGCGCCGGTAACGCTGCCATGTGCGCTGCTCTGGCGGCGCGCGAGAGCGGTGTTGAAGTTATTGTTTTGGAAAGGGCGATGGAAAAGGACCGTGGCGGGAATAGTGCGTTTTCTGCGGGCGCGTTCAGGTTTGCTTACAATGGGATAGAAGATTTAAAGACATTGATGCCTGGCTTGACACAGGAGGAAATAGAGAATACGGATTTCGGCTCTTATCCTGAAGAACACTTTATCAACGACATGTTTCGAGTAACACAATCCAGATGTCATCCGGAGCTAACGAGAAAATTAACGAAGGAAAGTCTCTCTACTATACAATGGATGCAAGCAAAGAATGTGCCGTTTGTACCCATATATGGCCGGCAAGCCTTTAAGGTGGATGGAAAATTAAAGTTTTGGGGCGGACTAACCGTAGAGGCTGCAGGAGGAGGCGCCGGATTAATGAAGGCGCTGCATGAAACTGCCAACAAGGAAGGGGTTACCATGCTATATGAGGCTCAAGCCACGTCCTTGCTATCAGGCGAGCAAGGGGTGTATGGCGTCAGCCTTAAACGAAGAGGAAAGACAACAAAAATCTATGCAAAGTCAGTTATATTGGCATGCGGAGGTTTTCAGGCCAATTCAGCAATGCGCACGCGTTTTCTCGGACCCGGATGGGAGTTGGCAAAAGTCCGCGGGACCCGTTACAATACCGGGGATGGCATCCGCATGGCTTTAGATATTGGCGCCATGCCTTATGGACATTGGTCCGGCTCCCATTCAGTCTGTTGGGATCGCAATGCTCCGGAATTTGGAAATTTGACCACAGGCTCCGGATTTCAAAAACACGGCTATCCTCTAGGGATTATGGTTAACGCGAATGGAGAGCGTTTTATTGATGAAGGCGCCGATTTCCGCAACTATACTTATGCAAAATACGGTCGTGAAATTTTGACTCAGCCCGGTCAATTTGCGTGGCAAATTTTTGACCGGAAAGTTGCTCATCTACTAGGGAATGAGTATCGCAGCGATCTCGTAACAAAAATAAAGTCAAATACATTGGAAGAGTTAACCGCAAAAATGGAGGGAGTAAATTTTGAAACTTGCCTGAAGACAATTAAGAAATTTAATTCTGCCGTTCGTACTGACATTCCGTTTAATCCAACAATTAAGGATGGCCGCTGTACAGTGGAGCTTCATGTGCCAAAATCCAATTGGGCCAATACGATCGAGGATGGCCCTTTTGAAGCGTATGCGGTTACTTGCGGAATTTCATTCACTTTTGGCGGATTAAAAATTAATTCGAAGGCGGAAGTGCAGGATACAGGGCACAACTCAATTCCAGGATTATACGCAGCAGGAGAACTGGTGGGAGGATTGTTTTATTTTAACTATCCCGGTGGAGCCGGCCTCATGGCAGGGTCGGTTTTCGGGAGAATTGCGGGTGAGCAAGCGGCAGAGCATGCAATAAGACGTAAGTCAACATCGAAGTAA
- a CDS encoding carboxylate--amine ligase: protein MQHEHPAVVLCLSANGIGVVRSLRRKGISVYAYDIKERYQLGRTRHAVCGICPHPTYNQEELLTFLIRLGESLGKKAVLYAASDDFVYFISKFRESLSGLYSFLLPDHTLIEAVLDKRLTYELARKHNIPCPKTYIINHEDQLESLSNELTFPCILKPVFSDDYRKRLNKKAIIIEKAETLQQEYRIYRQYGELLIQELIPGNEDQLYGVGAFFDEKMNLIGLFTSKKLQQFPPYFGSASLMLSTREETSTELGIAFLEELQFKGFGKLEFKKDPRDGVMKFLEINARTWLSHSLSTACGVNICYLYYLSMTGQDPQPITNQKEGIKWVYLVRDFLSFRQKEKNGEMTFWEWIKNLSGKREYALFTWDDPMPFFRITFNHLYNAWKSRREQRKRTGKR, encoded by the coding sequence GTGCAACACGAACACCCTGCAGTTGTCCTATGTCTGAGTGCCAATGGCATTGGCGTCGTACGAAGTTTAAGGCGTAAAGGAATCTCGGTTTATGCTTATGATATTAAGGAAAGATACCAACTCGGAAGAACACGACACGCGGTATGTGGAATTTGTCCTCACCCTACTTACAATCAGGAAGAGCTGCTTACTTTCCTTATCCGTTTGGGAGAAAGCCTTGGCAAGAAAGCCGTGCTTTATGCGGCGTCAGATGATTTTGTTTACTTTATCTCCAAATTTAGAGAATCATTATCTGGTTTATATTCTTTTTTGCTGCCGGATCACACCTTGATCGAAGCGGTACTCGATAAAAGATTAACTTATGAATTAGCCCGGAAGCATAACATTCCTTGCCCGAAGACGTACATTATTAATCATGAAGATCAACTTGAATCATTAAGTAATGAGCTTACCTTTCCCTGTATTTTGAAGCCGGTGTTTTCAGACGATTATCGTAAGAGATTAAATAAAAAAGCAATCATCATAGAAAAAGCTGAAACATTGCAACAAGAATATAGGATTTATAGACAATATGGTGAGCTTCTCATCCAAGAGCTTATCCCTGGGAATGAGGACCAACTTTATGGCGTAGGAGCCTTTTTTGACGAAAAGATGAATTTAATCGGTTTATTTACTTCGAAAAAGCTTCAGCAATTCCCCCCTTATTTTGGATCTGCCTCTCTTATGCTTAGCACAAGGGAAGAAACATCCACGGAACTTGGTATTGCTTTCTTGGAAGAGTTGCAATTTAAAGGTTTTGGAAAATTAGAATTTAAAAAAGATCCGCGGGACGGGGTTATGAAATTTCTCGAAATTAATGCGAGAACATGGTTGTCCCACAGTTTGTCGACTGCGTGTGGTGTGAATATCTGTTATTTATATTACTTATCCATGACAGGACAAGATCCACAGCCGATAACCAATCAAAAAGAAGGCATCAAATGGGTCTATTTGGTTCGGGATTTTCTTTCATTTCGCCAAAAAGAAAAAAATGGGGAAATGACCTTTTGGGAATGGATAAAAAATTTATCTGGAAAAAGAGAATACGCGCTGTTTACTTGGGATGATCCAATGCCTTTTTTCCGCATTACCTTCAATCATTTGTATAATGCATGGAAAAGCAGAAGGGAGCAAAGAAAACGTACCGGTAAACGTTAA
- a CDS encoding glycosyltransferase family 2 protein, with translation MGIKVSIIMPSYNRYPLNLLSLYALEYQKFDLSKMEVILVDDASSDDTPLLETYNPPYSFKYVRNKKRRGVSYSRNQGLKKAKGGIIIFLDAEMVVDPKYVEYNYRHHLTNEQAVVFNMGGMKVYSYLFPEFNTEQMNGVRHFAKINPSAGDRLKLYRQQIMDPSNIANYIKRIKEPVPLLDKKNMKSFSQIKPFVVRSPFAAKLHKMGGDIERCHLPWLVCGGNISLKKAVIDAVGGYDEDFTGWGAEDTEFAFRLHKAGIKFVIDPDLTRYHQEHPVLPTKKSEAKKNRVLLRKKHPVFDTYLVSVHKIYGIKYKFMNECVKHYYSLNRKFPGRYKEFNEALVLMLRQSFILQSQNKRIRKLLRKSGLEADPSAKKLIFSQRDEILASGKYRSLVKLFDILSKT, from the coding sequence TTGGGGATTAAAGTCAGCATTATCATGCCGTCGTATAATCGCTACCCGCTTAATCTTCTAAGCTTGTATGCTTTGGAATACCAGAAATTCGACCTGTCCAAGATGGAAGTGATCCTCGTCGATGACGCTTCAAGTGACGACACGCCGCTGCTGGAAACATATAATCCTCCCTACTCTTTTAAATACGTACGTAACAAGAAAAGAAGAGGCGTCTCCTATTCCAGAAACCAAGGACTGAAGAAAGCTAAGGGAGGCATCATTATTTTTTTGGATGCCGAAATGGTTGTTGACCCGAAGTACGTAGAGTATAACTACAGGCATCATCTCACCAATGAGCAGGCTGTTGTATTTAATATGGGGGGAATGAAGGTATACTCTTATCTTTTTCCTGAGTTTAACACAGAACAAATGAATGGGGTTCGTCACTTTGCCAAGATTAACCCGTCGGCGGGTGACAGGTTGAAGTTGTATAGGCAACAAATTATGGATCCCTCGAATATCGCAAACTATATCAAGAGGATAAAAGAACCTGTTCCATTGTTAGATAAAAAAAATATGAAGAGCTTTTCACAAATAAAGCCATTTGTCGTCAGAAGCCCTTTCGCTGCTAAATTACACAAAATGGGAGGGGATATAGAGAGGTGCCACTTGCCTTGGTTGGTTTGCGGAGGAAATATTTCCCTTAAGAAAGCTGTAATTGACGCAGTTGGGGGCTACGATGAGGACTTTACAGGCTGGGGAGCAGAAGACACGGAATTTGCCTTTAGACTCCATAAAGCCGGCATCAAATTTGTTATTGATCCCGATTTAACGCGTTATCATCAAGAACATCCGGTTCTTCCCACTAAGAAATCAGAAGCTAAAAAAAACAGGGTTTTACTCAGGAAGAAACATCCTGTTTTTGACACTTACCTTGTATCCGTGCATAAAATCTACGGAATCAAGTATAAATTTATGAATGAATGCGTTAAGCATTATTACTCTCTAAACAGAAAGTTCCCCGGGAGGTATAAAGAGTTCAATGAAGCGCTGGTCCTAATGCTACGTCAAAGCTTCATCCTCCAGTCGCAAAACAAAAGGATTCGCAAGCTATTGCGCAAATCCGGCCTTGAAGCCGATCCGAGCGCAAAAAAACTCATATTTTCACAACGCGATGAAATCCTCGCCTCTGGCAAATATAGAAGTTTAGTCAAGTTATTCGATATCCTGTCCAAAACGTAA
- a CDS encoding PIG-L deacetylase family protein, translating to MNQKVMIVAAHPDDEILGAGGAIKRLIDEGCEVVSVILTKGRKEEEDKLPNFAAQANNHLGIKEVIILQLPTQKLDALPLLEIIQKLEALLPKYEPDIIFTHHYGDMNRDHRITFEAVMTAARPIPGKKQIEIICFETVSSSEWTQYTDDKTFKPNYYVNIEDTIEEKIKALQYYDIEMRPFPHPRSYKGIRFLARIRGMTVGVQYAEAFEIIRKIWK from the coding sequence ATGAACCAAAAGGTGATGATTGTTGCGGCGCATCCGGATGATGAAATACTGGGAGCAGGAGGGGCTATTAAAAGGTTAATTGACGAAGGATGTGAGGTTGTTTCTGTAATATTGACGAAAGGGAGGAAGGAAGAGGAGGACAAACTGCCGAACTTTGCTGCTCAGGCGAATAATCATCTGGGAATCAAAGAGGTAATTATCTTGCAGCTTCCCACTCAAAAATTAGATGCCCTACCCCTTCTAGAAATTATCCAAAAGCTAGAAGCTTTGTTACCAAAGTATGAACCCGATATTATTTTTACTCATCATTACGGCGATATGAATCGTGACCATCGGATTACGTTTGAAGCGGTTATGACCGCGGCGCGTCCGATCCCTGGGAAAAAACAGATTGAAATTATATGTTTTGAGACGGTCTCCTCTAGCGAATGGACGCAATATACAGACGATAAAACCTTTAAACCTAACTACTATGTCAATATTGAGGATACGATCGAAGAGAAAATTAAGGCCCTTCAATACTATGATATAGAAATGCGGCCTTTTCCCCATCCGCGTTCGTATAAAGGGATCAGATTTTTAGCACGAATACGGGGGATGACCGTTGGCGTACAGTATGCTGAAGCGTTTGAAATCATAAGGAAGATATGGAAGTGA
- a CDS encoding AraC family transcriptional regulator, with protein sequence MSKIITQQNELARIIERYLEEDGVQRTAIPSLFIMRRSNATGPSHGVYNPSFCMVVQGEKEVWLAKDRFNYSPAEYLVASVHLPVTAQVTEATPDAPYLGLRLEFSPSQILKVLHDSELRAITKENPKRAMFVSHIESSLLDAVIRLARLLDHPVDIPMLAPLYTEEILYRVLQGQNGDILKGIVLEESSIRQIRDVIEHIMNNFNHAFRIEELAEIANMSISSFHRHFKEVTAMSPIQFQKQMRLQEARRLLLTESADASDVAYRVGYESTSQFSREYSRMFGFPPIQDIKRLKA encoded by the coding sequence ATGTCTAAAATAATCACACAGCAGAATGAACTTGCAAGAATCATTGAACGTTATTTAGAAGAGGACGGAGTTCAAAGAACTGCTATTCCGTCCCTATTTATTATGCGTCGTTCAAATGCGACCGGGCCAAGTCATGGAGTATACAACCCTTCTTTTTGTATGGTTGTACAAGGGGAGAAGGAGGTATGGCTAGCAAAGGATCGCTTTAACTATAGTCCTGCTGAATACCTAGTGGCGTCTGTTCACTTGCCAGTTACCGCCCAAGTCACTGAAGCCACACCCGATGCACCATATTTAGGACTCAGGCTTGAATTTTCACCGAGTCAAATCTTAAAGGTTTTACATGACTCTGAACTTCGAGCTATCACGAAAGAAAATCCTAAACGAGCTATGTTTGTTAGCCATATTGAATCATCATTATTGGATGCGGTCATCAGATTAGCCCGTTTGTTAGATCATCCTGTAGATATTCCTATGCTTGCTCCGCTATATACGGAGGAAATTCTTTATAGGGTGCTGCAAGGTCAGAATGGGGACATTTTAAAGGGAATAGTGTTGGAAGAGAGTTCAATCCGCCAAATCAGAGATGTTATTGAACATATCATGAATAATTTCAATCATGCTTTTCGGATCGAGGAGCTTGCAGAAATAGCGAATATGAGTATTTCATCGTTTCATCGACACTTTAAAGAAGTAACGGCCATGAGTCCTATCCAGTTTCAAAAACAAATGAGACTTCAGGAAGCTCGGCGTCTATTATTAACCGAGTCTGCAGATGCCTCTGATGTTGCATATCGAGTAGGTTATGAAAGTACTTCCCAATTCAGCCGCGAGTATTCCAGAATGTTTGGATTTCCGCCTATACAAGATATCAAGCGTCTTAAAGCATAA
- a CDS encoding aldo/keto reductase: MQKVTLNNGVKMPLLGFGVFQIQDENECEQSVYDAIMAGYRLIDTAASYLNEEAVGRSIKRSGVVREELFITTKLWVQDTGYDRTKKAFEKSLKRLQLDYLDLYLIHQPYGDVYGSWRAMEELYREGKVRAIGVSNFHEDRLIDLMLHNEVAPAVNQVETHPFNQQIENAKFMKEHNVQIESWAPFAEGKNNLFQNEVLVPIAEKYNRSVAQVVLRWLTKREVVVIPKSVRKERMIENFNIFDFELEQEDMESIAALDTKQSLFFSHRDPEMVKWIGTRKLDI, translated from the coding sequence ATGCAAAAAGTAACTTTGAACAATGGTGTTAAGATGCCTCTACTTGGTTTTGGTGTTTTTCAAATTCAGGATGAAAATGAATGTGAACAAAGCGTTTATGACGCTATTATGGCGGGGTATCGGCTGATTGATACCGCTGCCTCTTATCTAAATGAGGAAGCAGTTGGCAGATCGATCAAACGTAGCGGCGTGGTAAGAGAGGAGTTATTTATCACTACGAAACTTTGGGTTCAGGATACCGGATATGATCGTACAAAAAAAGCATTCGAAAAATCACTGAAGCGATTGCAATTGGATTATTTGGATTTGTATTTAATTCATCAACCGTATGGAGATGTTTACGGCTCTTGGCGCGCGATGGAAGAATTGTATCGTGAAGGTAAGGTACGGGCAATTGGCGTCAGCAACTTTCATGAGGATCGTCTGATCGATTTGATGCTTCATAACGAAGTGGCTCCTGCCGTAAACCAGGTTGAAACACACCCATTCAACCAACAAATCGAAAATGCAAAATTTATGAAAGAGCATAATGTTCAGATCGAATCCTGGGCGCCTTTTGCAGAAGGGAAAAATAACTTGTTCCAGAATGAGGTTCTGGTACCTATAGCTGAAAAATATAATAGATCCGTTGCTCAGGTGGTTTTACGTTGGTTGACAAAAAGAGAAGTCGTCGTGATTCCAAAATCGGTTCGCAAAGAAAGAATGATCGAAAACTTCAATATTTTCGATTTTGAATTAGAACAAGAGGATATGGAGTCGATTGCTGCGTTAGATACGAAACAGAGCCTGTTCTTTTCACATCGTGATCCTGAAATGGTAAAATGGATTGGAACGCGTAAATTGGATATTTAA
- a CDS encoding FMN-binding negative transcriptional regulator translates to MYIPAHFHIDEIKVAYDIIKEHSFATLISQQNGVPFATHLPLILDKENKYLYGHFARPNPQWKDISNQIILAIFHGPHCYISPSWYETNKAVPTWNYVTVHVYSEVKLIDDEKELMDSLHEMVLKYEAPDSSYRLQDVDADFIAGMNKGIQGFKIRINKIEGKAKLSQNHPVQRQELVINQLERIQNGDEQKIASLMKAKLKE, encoded by the coding sequence ATGTATATTCCTGCACATTTTCACATTGATGAAATAAAAGTCGCTTACGACATTATCAAAGAACATAGCTTTGCAACACTGATTTCACAACAAAATGGAGTGCCCTTTGCTACTCATTTACCTTTAATTTTGGATAAGGAGAACAAATACTTATATGGGCATTTTGCACGACCGAATCCCCAGTGGAAGGATATTAGCAATCAAATTATCTTAGCCATCTTTCATGGTCCGCATTGCTATATTTCTCCTTCATGGTATGAAACAAATAAGGCTGTTCCAACATGGAATTATGTGACTGTTCATGTATACAGCGAAGTCAAACTTATAGATGATGAAAAAGAGCTAATGGATTCCTTGCATGAAATGGTATTGAAGTATGAAGCCCCTGATAGTTCATATCGATTGCAAGATGTAGACGCAGACTTTATCGCTGGGATGAATAAAGGTATCCAAGGATTCAAAATAAGAATCAACAAGATAGAGGGAAAAGCAAAGCTAAGCCAAAACCATCCAGTGCAGCGGCAAGAACTTGTCATTAATCAACTGGAACGGATTCAGAATGGAGACGAACAGAAGATTGCCTCTCTTATGAAAGCAAAGCTAAAAGAATAA
- a CDS encoding polyprenyl synthetase family protein: MNEEITLQADLWYRLAERKAAQYFAMLYEQVQEKTYVPALTKDFQLWKKSHRGSNSLLSFFSQAIRKPDSRDYHNYIRWLIHTGKLDGYLDRSVSYIFMRDLGKLLNAPATQTRIQQVVADVKSYLIRSTAANGRAEPEFMSLAGLYRWARKEGIETAVIWVIDKLKTVSAHIPKEMNAEHSLRKLIKIITGVVLHVIEEMGDHTPPAERARRLDEAIRLGYSYGLTYPFIDDLLDSPVLTVREKEQYGRMIRTSLLTGTVPELGKLTEPNKEMIRYVHAELRDAYAFIKRHQRPETQRLFFEQSYIFFHAQDMDRTKELSNPDYTNEELYVPIILKSAFSRLIVRSVIHAPADEGFDQRTFYYGIYNQLADDFADMFEDMKAGAVTPFTYYLTYGGQRPDLINPFELYWAVISHLIHHVYDADAKTREVILDRAVNGLKRCRQRVGAETYNEIVGVFASGIPEFNRLVQQMVRRADDVNFFDKLLRDQMVTVLKNDRREKQQFLDKVKTVRQQIDSLLLILKQDGIPPMKEALIDSANYSLEGGGKRLRPILAWVMGVEEYGLQPAAIAPLLRSLEYMHTASLIFDDLPSQDNASVRRGRPTLHEVHDSATAELTGLFLIQKAVEEQASLDGFDAKVVVALMQYSSQRAGDMCAGQAMDLQSKGKVLTLEQLNSICFYKTGIAFEASLVMPAILAKAEEAEIAGLTKFAYHAGIAFQIKDDLLDAEGDLHVLGKPAGKDIENNTSTFVTVLGREGAKKEMWEHYCLAMKKLKQLPRNPVFLKHLLTYIISRDC, encoded by the coding sequence ATGAATGAGGAAATTACGCTTCAAGCGGATCTGTGGTATCGGCTGGCCGAGCGAAAGGCGGCTCAATATTTTGCAATGCTATACGAGCAGGTCCAGGAAAAAACCTATGTACCTGCTTTGACAAAAGACTTTCAATTGTGGAAAAAAAGCCATAGGGGCAGCAATTCGCTACTGTCCTTTTTCTCACAAGCCATTCGAAAACCGGATTCCCGGGATTATCACAACTATATACGCTGGCTGATCCATACGGGCAAATTGGATGGTTACCTGGATCGTAGCGTCTCCTATATTTTCATGCGGGATTTGGGCAAGTTACTGAATGCTCCCGCCACCCAAACCCGGATTCAGCAGGTAGTCGCCGACGTCAAAAGCTACTTGATTCGTTCCACGGCGGCAAACGGGAGGGCAGAGCCGGAGTTTATGAGCTTGGCCGGGCTGTACCGTTGGGCCCGGAAGGAAGGGATAGAAACCGCCGTAATCTGGGTAATCGACAAGCTAAAAACCGTTTCCGCGCACATTCCGAAGGAAATGAACGCTGAGCACTCGCTGCGCAAGCTAATCAAAATCATTACCGGAGTTGTTCTGCATGTCATCGAAGAGATGGGCGACCATACACCGCCTGCGGAGCGTGCGCGCAGACTGGATGAAGCGATTCGGCTCGGGTATTCGTACGGCTTGACATATCCTTTTATTGACGATTTGCTTGATTCCCCCGTCTTAACCGTTCGTGAAAAAGAACAGTATGGCCGCATGATCCGAACCTCTCTTCTCACCGGAACCGTGCCGGAACTTGGGAAATTGACCGAACCGAACAAGGAAATGATCCGGTACGTTCACGCCGAGCTTCGGGACGCTTACGCGTTTATTAAGAGGCATCAGCGACCGGAAACGCAGCGCCTTTTTTTCGAACAGTCCTATATATTTTTTCATGCCCAGGATATGGACCGGACAAAGGAGCTCTCGAATCCGGACTACACGAACGAAGAGCTGTATGTGCCGATTATATTGAAATCCGCCTTTTCCCGGCTGATTGTCCGGTCTGTCATTCATGCCCCTGCGGACGAAGGCTTCGACCAGCGAACCTTTTATTACGGCATCTATAACCAGCTTGCCGACGATTTTGCGGATATGTTTGAAGATATGAAGGCCGGGGCGGTGACGCCCTTTACGTATTATTTGACCTACGGCGGCCAGCGTCCGGACTTGATCAATCCCTTTGAGCTGTATTGGGCGGTCATCTCGCATTTGATCCATCACGTGTATGACGCCGACGCCAAAACCCGGGAAGTGATTCTCGACCGTGCCGTCAACGGTTTAAAACGATGCAGGCAGCGCGTAGGCGCGGAAACGTATAACGAAATCGTAGGCGTATTCGCCTCCGGAATTCCGGAATTCAATCGACTTGTCCAGCAAATGGTCAGAAGAGCGGACGATGTGAATTTTTTCGACAAGCTGCTCCGGGATCAGATGGTGACCGTTCTGAAAAACGACCGGAGAGAAAAGCAGCAGTTTCTTGATAAGGTCAAAACGGTCCGCCAACAAATCGACAGTCTGCTGCTCATTCTGAAGCAAGACGGGATTCCGCCGATGAAGGAGGCGTTGATCGACTCCGCCAATTACAGTCTCGAAGGGGGCGGCAAACGACTGCGGCCCATATTGGCCTGGGTCATGGGAGTCGAGGAATACGGGCTTCAGCCAGCCGCGATCGCTCCGCTGCTGAGATCGTTGGAATATATGCATACGGCCTCCCTGATCTTCGACGATTTGCCGTCGCAGGACAACGCGTCCGTCCGCAGAGGGCGTCCAACCCTGCACGAGGTGCACGATAGCGCCACCGCGGAATTGACCGGCCTGTTTCTGATTCAAAAGGCGGTAGAAGAACAGGCTTCCCTGGACGGGTTTGATGCCAAAGTCGTGGTGGCCCTGATGCAATATTCATCCCAAAGGGCGGGGGATATGTGTGCGGGCCAGGCGATGGATTTGCAATCCAAAGGAAAAGTGCTGACACTGGAGCAATTGAACAGCATATGTTTTTACAAAACCGGAATCGCCTTTGAGGCATCGCTGGTCATGCCGGCCATTCTCGCTAAAGCCGAGGAGGCGGAGATTGCTGGTTTAACCAAATTTGCCTATCATGCGGGCATTGCCTTTCAGATCAAGGATGACCTGCTTGATGCGGAAGGGGATCTGCATGTACTTGGGAAACCCGCCGGCAAAGACATTGAAAACAACACCTCGACTTTCGTGACTGTCCTAGGCAGGGAGGGCGCCAAAAAAGAGATGTGGGAGCACTACTGCCTCGCCATGAAGAAGCTGAAACAGCTGCCGCGCAATCCCGTATTTTTGAAACATTTGCTGACTTATATCATTAGCCGGGATTGTTGA